A genomic stretch from Microtus pennsylvanicus isolate mMicPen1 chromosome 11, mMicPen1.hap1, whole genome shotgun sequence includes:
- the Ankrd40cl gene encoding putative ANKRD40 C-terminal-like protein, with product MEEPEQDIRETLAGENEQGMNVNPHLSTDPCNGKTDTTVGPALVLKVRIQNSKENDFIEIELHRQELSYQNLLHVSCCELGIHPEQVEKIRKLPNTLLRKDKDVQRLQDFQELELLVKSGKYEHTRHTMSPLTERPCYNSEAATLTY from the exons ATGGAGGAGCCTGAACAGGACATCAGGGAGACGCTGGCAG GTGAAAATGAACAAGGCATGAATGTGAATCCACACTTGTCAACTGATCCATGTAATGGCAAAACTGACACCACCGTGGGTCCAG CGCTGGTGCTTAAAGTAAGAATTCAAAACTCCAAAGAAAATGACTTCATTGAAATTGAACTGCACAGACAAGAGCTGAGTTACCAGAACCTACTTCACGTGAGCTGCTGTGAACTGGGGATCCACCCAGAGCAAGTGGAGAAGATAAGGAAGCTGCCAAACACGCTGCTCAGAAAG GACAAAGACGTTCAAAGACTACAAGACTTTCAGGAGCTAGAGCTCTTGGTGAAGAGCGGGAAGTATGAGCACACTCGACACACGATGTCACCTCTTACAGAGAGGCCCTGCTACAACAGCGAAGCTGCAACACTGACTTACTAG